One window of Rasiella rasia genomic DNA carries:
- the rpoB gene encoding DNA-directed RNA polymerase subunit beta, with product MSATQTERLNFSSVQNKPDYPDFLDIQIKSFQDFFQLETKSEERGQEGLYKTFLENFPITDTRNQFVLEFLDYFVDPPRYSIQECIERGLTYSVPLKARLKLYCTDDEHEDFETIVQDVYLGTIPYMTPSGTFCINGAERVVVSQLHRSPGVFFGQSFHANGTKLYSARVIPFKGSWIEFATDINSVMYAYIDRKKKLPVTTLFRAIGFERDKDILEIFDLAEEVKASKTGLKKYLGRKLAARVLKTWHEDFVDEDTGEVVSIERNEIVLDRDTVLEKEHIEEILDSGSKTILLHKEDNQQADYAIIHNTLQKDPTNSEKEAVEHIYRQLRNAEPPDEETARGIINKLFFSDQRYNLGEVGRYRMNKKLQLDIEMDKQVLTKLDIITIVKYLIELINSKAEIDDIDHLSNRRVRTVGEQLSSQFGVGLARMARTIRERMNVRDNEVFTPIDLINAKTLSSVINSFFGTNQLSQFMDQTNPLAEITHKRRLSALGPGGLSRERAGFEVRDVHYTHYGRLCPIETPEGPNIGLISSLSVYAKVNNLGFIETPYRKVDDGKIDFKTEPQYLSAEEEEGQLIAQANIPLAKDGKIDSDRVIARMEGDFPVVDPTTVNYADVAPNQISSISASLIPFLEHDDANRALMGSNMMRQAVPLLLADSPIVGTGLERQVASDSRVLINAEGDGVVEYVDANEITIKYDRTEEARMVSFDGDSKTYQLVKFRKTNQSTSINLKPIVSRGDRVSKGQVLCQGYATEKGELALGRNMKVAFMPWKGYNFEDAIVISEKVVRDDIFTSIHIDEYSLEVRDTKLGNEELTNDIPNVSEEATKDLDENGMIRVGAEVKPGDILIGKITPKGESDPTPEEKLLRAIFGDKAGDVKDASLKASPSLRGVVINKKLFARAIKDKRKRAKDKEDIAALEVQYDAKFDALKDVLVEKLFAIVGGKTAQGVTNDLGEVVFPKGKKFTLKMLNGVDDYTHLVGGVWTTDDETNAMVRDLMHNYRIKENDLQGNLRREKFTISVGDELPSGILKLAKVYIAKKRKLKVGDKMAGRHGNKGIVARIVREEDMPFLEDGTPVDIVLNPLGVPSRMNIGQIYETVLGWAGQKLGRKYATPIFDGATIDEINELTDEAGIPRYGHTYLYDGGTGQRFDQPATVGVIYMLKLGHMVDDKMHARSIGPYSLITQQPLGGKAQFGGQRFGEMEVWALEAYGASSTLREILTVKSDDVIGRAKTYESIVKGEAMPEPGLPESFNVLMHELKGLGLDIRLEE from the coding sequence ATGTCAGCAACGCAAACTGAAAGATTGAATTTTTCCTCTGTACAGAACAAGCCGGATTATCCGGACTTTTTGGACATACAGATCAAATCCTTTCAGGATTTTTTCCAGTTGGAAACCAAGTCAGAAGAAAGAGGTCAAGAAGGGTTATACAAAACCTTCTTAGAGAATTTCCCGATTACAGACACCCGTAATCAATTCGTACTAGAATTTTTAGATTATTTCGTAGATCCACCTAGATACTCGATTCAAGAGTGTATAGAGCGTGGTCTTACTTATAGTGTACCTTTAAAGGCACGCCTAAAATTATACTGTACAGATGATGAACATGAAGATTTTGAAACCATCGTACAAGATGTGTACTTAGGGACTATCCCTTATATGACACCATCTGGAACATTCTGTATCAATGGTGCAGAACGTGTGGTAGTTTCTCAGTTACACCGTTCACCTGGTGTATTCTTTGGACAGTCGTTCCACGCAAATGGAACAAAACTTTATTCAGCACGTGTAATTCCTTTTAAAGGATCATGGATTGAGTTTGCTACCGATATCAATAGCGTTATGTACGCATATATCGATAGAAAGAAAAAGTTACCTGTTACAACGCTTTTCCGCGCAATTGGGTTTGAAAGAGATAAGGATATCCTTGAAATTTTCGACCTTGCTGAAGAGGTGAAAGCTTCTAAAACAGGACTTAAAAAATATTTAGGCCGTAAATTGGCTGCCCGTGTGCTTAAAACATGGCACGAAGATTTCGTAGATGAAGATACAGGTGAAGTTGTATCTATTGAACGTAATGAAATAGTCTTAGATCGTGATACTGTTCTTGAAAAAGAACACATCGAAGAAATTCTAGATTCAGGTTCAAAAACTATCTTATTGCACAAGGAAGATAATCAGCAAGCAGATTATGCTATTATCCACAATACCTTACAAAAAGATCCAACCAACTCAGAAAAAGAGGCGGTAGAACACATCTACAGACAATTGCGTAACGCTGAACCGCCAGATGAAGAAACCGCTCGTGGTATCATCAATAAGTTGTTCTTCTCAGATCAGAGATACAACTTAGGAGAGGTAGGTCGTTACCGTATGAACAAAAAATTACAATTAGATATCGAAATGGACAAGCAAGTCTTGACCAAGTTAGATATCATTACTATTGTAAAATATCTTATTGAGTTAATTAACTCGAAAGCAGAGATTGATGATATTGATCACTTATCGAATCGTCGTGTACGTACTGTTGGTGAACAACTATCTTCTCAGTTTGGAGTAGGTCTTGCTCGTATGGCAAGAACTATTCGCGAACGTATGAATGTTCGTGATAATGAAGTATTTACTCCTATAGATTTGATTAATGCGAAGACCTTATCTTCGGTTATTAATTCATTCTTTGGAACCAACCAGCTGTCTCAGTTTATGGACCAAACTAACCCGCTGGCAGAGATTACGCATAAGCGTCGTCTTTCTGCATTAGGGCCTGGAGGTTTATCAAGAGAGCGTGCTGGATTTGAGGTTCGTGATGTTCACTATACACATTACGGAAGACTTTGTCCGATTGAAACTCCTGAAGGACCAAACATTGGTCTTATTTCTTCACTTTCGGTATATGCAAAAGTGAATAACTTAGGATTTATTGAAACACCTTATCGTAAGGTTGATGATGGTAAAATAGATTTCAAAACTGAGCCACAATACCTTTCTGCTGAAGAAGAGGAAGGACAATTAATCGCGCAGGCTAACATTCCGTTAGCTAAAGACGGAAAGATAGACAGTGATCGTGTAATTGCACGTATGGAAGGTGACTTCCCAGTTGTAGATCCTACCACCGTGAATTATGCCGATGTTGCGCCTAATCAGATTTCATCTATTTCGGCATCGTTGATTCCGTTCTTAGAACATGATGATGCAAACCGTGCCTTGATGGGATCTAACATGATGCGTCAGGCGGTACCTTTACTGCTTGCAGATTCTCCAATTGTAGGAACCGGACTTGAACGTCAGGTTGCTAGTGACTCGCGTGTATTGATTAATGCTGAAGGTGATGGGGTTGTAGAATATGTAGATGCAAATGAAATAACTATTAAATACGACCGTACCGAAGAAGCGCGTATGGTAAGTTTTGATGGAGATTCAAAAACATATCAACTAGTTAAATTTAGAAAAACAAACCAAAGTACTTCTATTAACTTGAAGCCTATTGTAAGCAGAGGTGACAGAGTTTCTAAAGGACAGGTTTTATGCCAAGGTTATGCTACCGAAAAAGGAGAGCTTGCACTTGGACGTAACATGAAAGTAGCCTTTATGCCTTGGAAAGGGTATAACTTTGAGGATGCGATTGTGATTTCTGAAAAAGTAGTGCGTGACGATATCTTTACGTCTATTCATATTGATGAATATTCATTAGAAGTACGTGATACGAAACTAGGAAACGAAGAATTAACAAACGATATTCCTAATGTTTCTGAAGAGGCAACAAAAGACCTTGATGAAAACGGTATGATTCGCGTTGGAGCTGAAGTAAAGCCTGGAGATATATTAATAGGTAAGATTACTCCAAAAGGGGAAAGTGATCCTACTCCAGAAGAAAAATTACTTCGTGCGATCTTTGGTGATAAAGCAGGTGACGTAAAAGATGCTTCTTTAAAAGCGTCTCCATCTTTACGCGGTGTAGTAATTAACAAGAAGTTATTTGCTCGTGCTATTAAAGATAAGCGTAAAAGAGCTAAAGATAAAGAAGACATCGCTGCATTAGAAGTGCAGTACGATGCGAAGTTTGATGCCCTAAAAGATGTGTTAGTTGAAAAACTATTCGCTATTGTAGGAGGTAAAACTGCTCAAGGTGTAACCAATGATTTAGGTGAAGTTGTTTTCCCAAAAGGAAAGAAATTTACACTTAAAATGCTGAATGGTGTAGACGATTATACACACCTTGTTGGAGGAGTTTGGACAACAGATGACGAAACTAATGCAATGGTTCGTGATCTAATGCACAACTACCGTATTAAAGAAAACGACTTACAAGGTAACTTACGTCGTGAGAAGTTTACTATTTCTGTTGGAGACGAACTTCCATCAGGTATTTTAAAACTTGCTAAAGTTTATATCGCTAAGAAGCGTAAGCTGAAAGTAGGAGATAAAATGGCAGGACGTCACGGTAACAAAGGTATTGTAGCACGTATTGTTCGTGAAGAAGATATGCCTTTCTTGGAAGACGGAACTCCAGTAGATATTGTTTTAAATCCGCTAGGGGTACCTTCTCGTATGAACATTGGTCAGATTTACGAAACAGTACTTGGTTGGGCTGGTCAGAAACTTGGACGCAAGTATGCGACTCCAATTTTTGATGGAGCGACGATTGACGAAATTAATGAATTGACAGATGAAGCGGGAATACCTCGTTACGGGCATACTTATTTATATGATGGTGGAACAGGACAGCGTTTCGATCAGCCAGCAACAGTTGGAGTGATTTACATGCTGAAACTTGGACACATGGTAGATGATAAGATGCACGCACGTTCTATTGGACCTTATTCATTAATTACGCAACAACCACTTGGTGGTAAAGCACAATTTGGTGGACAACGTTTTGGTGAGATGGAGGTATGGGCATTAGAGGCTTATGGAGCTTCAAGTACCCTACGTGAAATATTGACGGTAAAATCTGATGATGTAATTGGTAGAGCTAAAACTTACGAGAGTATCGTAAAAGGTGAAGCTATGCCAGAACCAGGATTGCCAGAATCATTCAACGTGTTAATGCACGAATTGAAAGGTCTCGGACTGGACATTAGATTAGAAGAATAA
- the rplL gene encoding 50S ribosomal protein L7/L12, whose protein sequence is MADLKDFAEQLVNLTVKEVNELATILKDEYGIEPAAAAVAVAAGGGAGGGDAAEEQSEFDVILTAAGGSKLAVVKLVKELTGAGLKDAKALVDNAPSPIKEGVSKDEAEALKAQLEEAGAEVELK, encoded by the coding sequence ATGGCAGATTTAAAAGATTTCGCAGAACAATTAGTTAATCTAACCGTAAAAGAGGTTAATGAATTAGCTACTATATTAAAAGATGAGTATGGTATCGAGCCTGCTGCTGCAGCTGTAGCTGTTGCTGCTGGTGGTGGTGCTGGTGGTGGTGACGCTGCTGAAGAGCAATCAGAATTCGACGTAATTCTTACAGCCGCTGGAGGTTCAAAACTTGCAGTAGTAAAACTAGTTAAAGAATTAACTGGTGCTGGTCTTAAAGATGCAAAAGCATTAGTAGACAATGCTCCTTCTCCAATTAAAGAAGGTGTATCTAAAGACGAAGCTGAAGCACTTAAAGCTCAATTAGAAGAAGCTGGAGCAGAGGTTGAGCTTAAGTAA
- the rplJ gene encoding 50S ribosomal protein L10, producing MTREEKSQVIETLTAQLSENATIYLADISGLDAGTTSNLRRACFKAGVKLNVVKNTLLAKAMEASEKDFGELTEVLKGNTSLMVSEASNAPAKVIKEFRKKSDKPLLKGAFIEEAIYVGDDQLDALVDIKSREELIGEIIGLLQSPAKNVISALKSSGGTLAGIVKTLSEKEG from the coding sequence ATGACTAGAGAAGAAAAATCACAAGTAATCGAAACGTTGACTGCACAGTTGTCTGAAAATGCTACTATTTATTTAGCAGATATTTCAGGATTGGATGCAGGAACTACCTCAAACTTACGTCGTGCTTGTTTTAAAGCGGGAGTAAAGTTAAACGTGGTAAAAAATACATTGCTAGCAAAGGCAATGGAAGCCTCAGAAAAAGACTTTGGTGAATTAACTGAAGTACTTAAAGGAAACACCTCTTTAATGGTATCAGAAGCAAGCAACGCGCCTGCGAAAGTAATTAAAGAGTTCAGAAAAAAATCTGATAAGCCTTTATTGAAAGGAGCTTTCATTGAAGAAGCAATCTATGTAGGAGATGATCAATTAGATGCTCTTGTAGACATTAAGTCTAGAGAAGAACTTATTGGAGAAATCATAGGATTACTTCAATCTCCTGCTAAGAATGTTATCTCTGCTCTTAAGAGTAGCGGTGGTACCCTTGCAGGTATTGTAAAAACCCTTTCTGAAAAAGAAGGGTAA
- the rplA gene encoding 50S ribosomal protein L1, with translation MARLTKKQKEAVQKVEDKSYSVAEASALIKDITNVNFDASVDLAVRLNVDPRKANQMVRGVVTLPHGTGKDVKVLALVTPDKEAEATEAGADYVGLDEYLDKIKGGWTDVDVIVTMPSVMGKLGPLGRVLGPRGLMPNPKTGTVTMDVAKAVSDVKAGKIDFKVDKTGIVHAAIGKASFDAEKIAGNARELLTTLVKLKPQASKGVYIESIYMSSTMSPSVAIDTKRFTEQ, from the coding sequence ATGGCAAGATTAACAAAAAAGCAAAAGGAAGCTGTTCAGAAAGTGGAAGACAAGTCGTATTCCGTTGCTGAAGCTTCTGCTTTAATTAAAGATATCACCAACGTAAATTTTGATGCCTCTGTAGACCTAGCGGTTCGTTTAAACGTGGATCCACGTAAAGCGAATCAAATGGTACGTGGTGTTGTTACCTTACCACATGGTACAGGTAAAGATGTAAAGGTGTTAGCATTGGTTACTCCAGATAAGGAAGCCGAAGCTACAGAAGCTGGCGCAGATTACGTGGGATTAGATGAGTACCTCGATAAAATTAAAGGAGGTTGGACAGATGTTGACGTAATTGTAACAATGCCTAGTGTAATGGGTAAATTAGGTCCTTTAGGACGTGTATTAGGTCCTCGTGGCTTAATGCCTAACCCTAAGACAGGTACTGTAACGATGGACGTTGCTAAAGCTGTTTCAGACGTGAAAGCTGGTAAAATTGACTTTAAAGTTGATAAGACAGGTATTGTTCACGCTGCTATTGGAAAAGCGTCTTTCGATGCTGAGAAAATTGCAGGAAACGCAAGAGAATTATTAACCACATTGGTAAAACTGAAGCCTCAAGCCTCTAAGGGAGTGTATATAGAAAGCATTTATATGTCTTCTACAATGTCTCCTTCAGTTGCAATTGATACTAAAAGATTTACTGAGCAGTAA
- the rplK gene encoding 50S ribosomal protein L11, which translates to MAKEVDKVVKLQVRGGAANPSPPVGPALGAAGVNIMEFCKQFNGRTQDKQGKVLPVQITVYKDKSFDFVIKTPPAAVQILEAAKAKKGSGEPHINKVATITWDQVKAIAEDKMPDLNAFTVESAMKMVAGTARSMGVKVKGAAPF; encoded by the coding sequence ATGGCAAAAGAAGTAGATAAAGTAGTAAAACTGCAAGTTCGCGGAGGAGCGGCAAACCCGTCTCCACCAGTTGGACCAGCATTGGGTGCTGCCGGTGTGAATATCATGGAATTCTGTAAGCAATTTAACGGAAGAACCCAGGATAAGCAAGGAAAAGTATTGCCTGTACAGATTACGGTGTATAAAGACAAGTCTTTCGACTTTGTTATTAAGACACCACCTGCTGCAGTGCAAATTCTTGAGGCTGCCAAAGCTAAAAAAGGCTCTGGTGAACCACACATCAATAAAGTAGCAACCATCACTTGGGATCAAGTAAAGGCGATTGCAGAAGACAAAATGCCAGATCTTAACGCATTTACCGTTGAGTCTGCCATGAAAATGGTAGCAGGTACTGCAAGATCTATGGGAGTTAAAGTAAAAGGAGCTGCTCCTTTTTAA
- the nusG gene encoding transcription termination/antitermination protein NusG, translated as MTETKSTKKWYVVRSVSGQENKIKSYIESEITRLDLQDYIDQVLVPTEKVVQIRNGKKTNKERVYFPGYIMIQASLAGEIPHIIKSINGVIGFLGETKGGDPVPLRQAEVNRLLGKVDELSVQDDNVNIPYIIGETVKVIDGPFNGFNGTVEKINEEKRKLEVMVKIFGRKTPLELSYMQVEKV; from the coding sequence ATGACTGAAACAAAGAGTACAAAAAAGTGGTACGTGGTTCGTTCTGTAAGCGGGCAGGAGAATAAGATTAAGTCGTATATCGAAAGTGAGATTACACGATTAGATTTACAAGACTATATAGATCAAGTTCTTGTTCCTACCGAGAAGGTAGTGCAAATTCGCAACGGAAAGAAAACAAATAAAGAACGTGTTTATTTTCCTGGATATATTATGATTCAGGCGAGTTTAGCGGGAGAAATTCCACATATTATAAAGTCAATTAATGGTGTTATTGGTTTTCTTGGTGAAACTAAAGGGGGAGACCCAGTGCCGTTAAGACAAGCTGAGGTAAACAGATTGTTAGGTAAGGTAGATGAACTATCAGTTCAAGATGATAATGTAAACATTCCGTATATCATAGGCGAAACCGTTAAGGTAATTGACGGTCCTTTTAATGGTTTCAATGGAACTGTTGAAAAAATAAACGAAGAAAAGCGTAAGCTAGAAGTAATGGTGAAAATTTTCGGAAGAAAAACGCCACTAGAGCTTAGCTATATGCAAGTAGAAAAAGTATAA
- the secE gene encoding preprotein translocase subunit SecE has product MVNYIKESYNELRNHVSWPEWGEAQKLTVIVAVFSVILALAVFGVDQVFSSVIEQYFNWIKS; this is encoded by the coding sequence ATGGTAAACTATATTAAAGAATCTTATAACGAGTTGAGAAACCATGTATCTTGGCCAGAATGGGGTGAGGCACAAAAATTAACAGTAATAGTAGCTGTGTTTTCTGTGATACTTGCCTTGGCGGTATTTGGTGTTGATCAAGTTTTCAGCAGCGTTATTGAGCAATATTTTAACTGGATTAAGTCGTAA
- the tuf gene encoding elongation factor Tu has translation MAKETYDRSKPHLNVGTIGHVDHGKTTLTAAITKVLADAGYSEASAFDQIDNAPEEKERGITINSSHVEYATANRHYAHVDCPGHADYVKNMVTGAAQMDGAILVVAATDGPMPQTREHILLGRQVGIPRIVVFMNKVDMVDDEELLELVEMEIRDLLSFYEYDGDNGPVIAGSALGALNGEQKWVDTVLELMEAVDSWIEEPLREIDKPFLMPIEDVFSITGRGTVATGRIETGIANTGDPVEIIGMGAEKLTSTITGIEMFRQILDRGEAGDNAGILLRGIEKTQISRGMVITKPGSVTPHAKFKAEVYVLKKEEGGRHTPFHNNYRPQFYVRTTDVTGNISLPDGVEMVMPGDNLTIHVELIQPIAMNVGLRFAIREGGRTVGAGQVTEILD, from the coding sequence ATGGCAAAAGAAACATACGATCGGTCGAAACCCCACTTAAACGTAGGTACTATTGGACACGTAGATCACGGTAAAACAACGTTAACTGCTGCAATTACTAAGGTATTGGCAGATGCTGGTTATTCAGAAGCTTCTGCTTTTGACCAGATTGATAACGCTCCTGAAGAAAAGGAAAGAGGTATTACAATTAACTCTTCACACGTTGAGTACGCAACTGCTAACCGTCACTACGCACACGTTGACTGTCCAGGTCACGCCGATTACGTAAAGAACATGGTTACTGGTGCTGCACAAATGGACGGTGCTATCTTGGTGGTTGCCGCTACAGATGGTCCAATGCCACAAACACGTGAGCATATCCTTTTAGGACGTCAGGTAGGTATTCCACGTATCGTTGTATTCATGAATAAAGTGGATATGGTTGATGATGAGGAATTACTTGAGTTAGTAGAGATGGAAATTAGAGATTTACTTTCTTTCTACGAGTATGATGGTGATAATGGTCCTGTAATCGCTGGTTCTGCACTTGGTGCATTAAATGGTGAGCAAAAATGGGTTGATACTGTTTTAGAATTAATGGAAGCAGTAGATTCTTGGATCGAAGAGCCACTTCGTGAGATTGACAAGCCTTTCTTAATGCCTATTGAAGATGTATTCTCAATTACTGGTCGTGGTACTGTTGCTACAGGTCGTATCGAAACTGGAATTGCAAATACTGGAGATCCAGTTGAGATCATTGGTATGGGAGCTGAGAAATTAACTTCTACAATTACTGGTATTGAAATGTTCCGTCAAATCCTTGATAGAGGAGAGGCTGGAGATAACGCTGGTATTCTTTTAAGAGGTATTGAGAAAACTCAGATTTCTAGAGGTATGGTAATTACTAAGCCTGGATCTGTAACTCCACACGCTAAGTTTAAAGCTGAGGTTTACGTTCTTAAGAAAGAAGAAGGTGGACGTCACACTCCATTCCACAACAATTACCGTCCACAGTTTTACGTACGTACAACAGACGTAACAGGAAACATTAGTCTTCCTGACGGAGTAGAGATGGTGATGCCTGGAGATAACTTAACAATTCATGTTGAGCTTATTCAGCCAATCGCAATGAATGTTGGTCTTCGTTTTGCAATCCGTGAGGGTGGTAGAACAGTAGGTGCCGGTCAGGTTACTGAAATTTTAGACTAA
- the hpf gene encoding ribosome hibernation-promoting factor, HPF/YfiA family — protein MKVNVQAPNFAADASLLEFIEKRLSKLEQFYDKIVYADVFLKVQKTSEKENKITEVMLSVPGSDLICKKESKTFEAAIDECVQSLGRQLKKRKQKQRAHA, from the coding sequence ATGAAGGTAAATGTGCAAGCTCCAAATTTTGCAGCAGATGCTAGTCTGCTAGAATTTATTGAAAAACGACTAAGTAAGTTGGAACAATTTTATGATAAAATTGTGTACGCCGATGTTTTTTTAAAAGTTCAAAAGACAAGTGAAAAAGAAAATAAAATCACTGAAGTTATGCTTAGTGTTCCAGGTAGTGACCTGATTTGCAAGAAAGAATCAAAAACTTTTGAAGCAGCAATAGATGAATGTGTACAATCGTTAGGGCGACAATTGAAAAAAAGAAAGCAAAAACAACGTGCACACGCTTAA
- a CDS encoding tyrosine-type recombinase/integrase, with protein MPFTTFIDYLCYEKKYSQHTVTAYRKDLEAFLDFAVSEYQYENVIDVNYGVIRSWIVSLVASGISNRSINRKISSLRTYYKFLLKTKQIEVTPLAQHKALKVAKKLQVPFSEKEITTVLELLDEEEGFEGLRNKLIVELFYSTGMRRAELVQLKLNDLNVAQKTIKVLGKRNKERIIPMLNAVSKTLDLYMKERNALQIITDSEYLLLSSKGVKIYETLVYRVINNYFSKASEKVKKSPHILRHSFATHLLNEGADLNAVKELLGHSSLASTQVYTHNSIAQLKQVYRKSHPRNTK; from the coding sequence ATGCCTTTTACAACATTCATTGATTATTTGTGCTATGAGAAAAAATATTCTCAACATACTGTAACTGCGTATAGAAAAGATTTAGAGGCATTTTTAGACTTTGCTGTTTCAGAATATCAATATGAAAATGTAATTGACGTAAACTATGGGGTTATTAGAAGTTGGATTGTGTCTTTGGTTGCTTCTGGTATTTCAAACAGAAGTATTAACAGGAAAATTTCCTCTTTAAGAACGTATTACAAATTTCTGCTGAAAACTAAACAAATTGAAGTCACTCCTTTGGCTCAGCACAAAGCGCTAAAAGTTGCAAAAAAATTACAAGTACCTTTTTCCGAAAAAGAGATAACAACAGTTTTAGAGCTTTTAGATGAAGAAGAAGGTTTTGAAGGTTTGCGAAATAAATTAATTGTAGAGCTGTTTTATTCTACTGGTATGCGAAGAGCAGAGTTGGTGCAATTAAAGTTAAACGATTTAAATGTAGCTCAAAAAACTATTAAGGTGCTTGGTAAGCGAAATAAGGAGCGCATCATCCCTATGTTAAATGCCGTAAGCAAAACGTTGGATCTATATATGAAAGAACGCAATGCTTTACAAATAATAACAGATTCGGAATATCTATTACTCTCTTCTAAGGGCGTTAAAATTTATGAAACGCTTGTGTATCGGGTGATAAATAATTATTTTAGTAAAGCGTCTGAAAAGGTGAAAAAGAGTCCGCACATCCTGCGGCATTCGTTTGCAACGCATCTTTTAAATGAAGGCGCAGATTTAAATGCGGTAAAAGAATTACTAGGGCATTCTAGTCTCGCTTCAACACAAGTGTATACGCATAATAGTATTGCGCAGTTAAAGCAAGTGTACAGGAAGAGCCATCCGCGAAACACAAAGTAA
- the rpsU gene encoding 30S ribosomal protein S21, which yields MLIIPVKDGENIDRALKRFKRKFDRTGTMRQLRARQQFTKPSVKRRAQIQKAQYIQNLRDQEEI from the coding sequence ATGTTAATTATACCAGTTAAAGACGGAGAGAATATCGATAGAGCCCTAAAGCGTTTCAAGCGTAAGTTTGACCGTACAGGAACAATGCGTCAGCTACGTGCTAGACAACAGTTTACGAAGCCTTCAGTTAAAAGAAGAGCCCAGATACAAAAGGCCCAGTATATTCAGAATCTAAGAGATCAGGAAGAAATTTAA